In the Cryptococcus neoformans var. neoformans JEC21 chromosome 1, complete sequence genome, one interval contains:
- a CDS encoding expressed protein, which yields MPHRPSPKPPSSLPSPSRPQESQIEVLYNTAVQSFVRRDHVKTQATLARLLESLKKKRIGPYRTWYKLDGAKPDNENSEAAANDDWMVKTLKLLISSTASLYADPPNNTTALPELLVSMLPPKSPKEILSYLQHRCMSAYYSKGATAHLLPPQLVSTLILASLKLSPQRSALDFAHSMTESWIASLPDSLILSISPTSSYRPKDPIERKRVESAREGYLKVVELFIGEVLSREEEWEMARGFLEGEVVMSSKKKETLYKHLRTLESKASLPSLAPSPSSSLILPSSSDSLSIEEEKESKIRSRLSRSSSTSSSSSSSSEATARPGTSQNGGLLGTGLALGQRMEQLRQIRKAGKDRGEESPRPGSIASQASGSGISESTYRLVHSNFRRNSSSRRGNDVPTSRPDNLHHILQSLLGRLPTSLSTTLQSLSPVVLTVITIPLPLLIIFTIIRLRRSRFARQQTTVVGGARGGSRNTVLQVQHRLQRVRTQQRGWWDWVLWYLRWWLAKFAGVWKLGTTITYV from the exons ATGCCCCATAGACCAAGTCCCAAGCCTCCATCGTCATTGCCGTCCCCTTCACGGCCACAAGAATCACAAATAGAGGTACTCTACAACACGGCCGTTCAATCCTTTGTTAGGCGGGACCATGTCAAGACCCAAGCAACGCTCGCACGGCTGCTCGAGTCTttaaaaaagaagaggattggACCTTATAGAACATGGTACAAACTGGATGGGGCTAAACCTGACAATGAGAATTCGGAAGCAGCTGCGAATGACGACTGGATGGTCAAAACACTCAAGCTGCTCATCAGTTCAACGGCTTCGCTATACGCTGATCCTCCTAACAATACCACAGCTCTTCCTGAGCTCCTGGTCTCTATGTTGCCCCCTAAATCCCCAAAAGAGATTTTATCGTATCTCCAACATCGTTGTATGAGCGCGTATTACTCCAAAGGAGCGACAGCACATCTTCTACCTCCCCAATTGGTATCCACTCTTATCCTGGCGTCTCTCAAGCTTTCACCACAAAGATCTGCATTGGACTTTGCCCATTCAATGACAGAGTCATGGATAGCGTCTTTACCAGACTCTTTGATACTCTCCATTAGCCCTACAAGCTCTTACCGGCCTAAAGACCCAATCGAACGCAAGCGGGTCGAGAGTGCGCGGGAAGGATATTTGAAAGTTGTAGAGCTTTTTATCGGCGAAGTTTTGAGTCGTGAAGAGGAATGGGAGATGGCAAGGGGATTCTTGGAGGGTGAAGTTGTTATGtcttcaaagaagaaagag ACACTGTACAAACATCTTAGAACACTTGAATCCAAGGCTTCCCTCCCCTCTCTAGccccatccccttcctcatccctcattctcccttcttcctccgatTCCTTATccattgaagaggaaaaagaaagtaaGATACGCTCCCGATTATCAAGGTCATCAagcacatcatcatccagctCAAGCTCGAGCGAAGCTACCGCTCGTCCCGGTACTTCCCAGAATGGCGGTCTCCTGGGTACAGGTCTCGCTCTAGGCCAAAGAATGGAGCAGCTGAGACAGATACGAAAGGCTGGTAAGGATAGGGGAGAGGAATCACCGCGTCCTGGTTCTATTGCGAGTCAAGCATCAGGGTCTGGTATCTCTGAAAGCACTTATCGCCTTGTCCATTCGAATTTTAGACGCAATTCATCTTCCCGGCGAGGAAATGATGTCCCAACCTCCAGACCAGATAATTTGCACCATATCCTTCAATCTTTGCTCGGTCGCCTACCTACATCCCTATCAACCACTCTCcaatccctctcccccgTCGTTCTGACGGTCATCACTATACCGTTGCCTTTACTTATCATTTTTACCATTATCCGACTCCGTCGATCGAGATTCGCGCGCCAGCAGACGACAGTAGTAGGAGGAGCGAGAGGGGGCTCGCGCAATACGGTATTACAAGTCCAACATCGACTGCAAAGGGTTAGAACTCAGcagagaggatggtgggATTGGGTATTGTGGTATTTGAGATGGTGGTTAGCCAAATTTGCGGGTGTTTGGAAGCTGGGTACGACGATCACGTATGTTTGA
- a CDS encoding ITR1, putative codes for MSAGPAQPNIYAPIRTSHSGYPSPTHSGSSTPASLEFSDGRLPESNVERDMSKVAERVALLGEVDDGAVIVEGEDKITKFVWTLVLAAAISGLLFGYDTAAISGMLVIIKDDLGTILSSWQKEAITSATTLGALLGGLAAGCISDFTGRRLVIVFANVAFIGGSICQAACHTVAVMIAGRFIVGLGVGLASCIVPLYIGELAPTMIRGRLVTINCVAITLGQVVAYAIGASFQNAHNGWRWIVGLGAMPSFVQLASIGFLPESPRILLLRSDVAGARAITAKIYPLAKVEQVDRKVEIMKAAVDQSIEYNANSTWFERLKSLVMVGTNRRALIIGCGLQAAQQLCGFNTLMYYSATIFAMLGFKNATAVGLIVATVNVLFTLVALKIVDPVGRRRTMLFTLPIMTLALVLAAIFFYYLTLSTNGILIEDHDYPRSLSIPVLLSMLLYVAGYATGLGNIPWQQGELFRLEVRGIGTSICTAVNWSCNMLIASTFLSLMDAATPSGAFGIYAGFCVIGWLFCWMLYPETSGLSLEEVYFVFEEGFGIEKSQQLRKQKLEESAKLKAIFE; via the exons ATGTCAGCTGGACCAGCCCAACCCAACATCTACGCACCCATCCGCACATCTCACAGCGGCTATCCATCCCCGACACACTCTGGTTCCTCCACGCCCGCGTCGCTGGAATTCTCCGATGGTCGATTGCCGGAAAGCAATGTCGAGAGAGATATGAGCAAGGTCGCGGAGAGGGTCGCCCTTCTGGGCGAGGTGGATGACGGAGCAGTCATCGTGGAAGGCGAAGATAA AATAACCAAGTTCGTGTGGACGCTGGTGTTGGCTGCTGCGATCTCAGGCTTACTATTCG GCTATGACACGGCCGCCATCTCCGGTATGCTGGTCATTATCAAGGACGATCTTGGCACAATATTATCAAGCTGGCAAAAAGAAGCGATCACCTCTGCCACAACTCTCGGTGCATTATTAGGAGGTCTTGCCGCAGGTTGCATTTCAGACTTTACAGGTCGAAGGCTCGTTATTGTGTTTGCCAACGTCGCTTTTATCGGTGGTTCTATCTGTCAAGCAGCTTGCCACACTGTGGCAGTGATGATCGCCGGTCGATTCATCGTTGGACTTGGTGTCGGTCTCGCGAGCTGTATTGTGCCATTGTATATTGGAGAGCTGGCGCCTACCATGATTAGAGGACGATTGGTTACCATTAACTGTGTCGCTATCACTTTGGGTCAAGTCGTCGCTTACG CTATTGGTGCCAGTTTCCAAAATGCGCATAATGGTTGGCGATGGATTGTGGGACTTGGCGCGATGCCGTCGTTTGTTCAACTCGCTTCAATCGGTTTCCTTCCCGAATCAC CCCGTATTCTTCTGCTCCGCTCTGACGTTGCTGGCGCACGAGCTATTACTGCCAAGATCTACCCTCTCGCAAAAGTCGAGCAGGTTGACAGAAAAGTCGAGATCATGAAAGCTGCTGTCGATCAGAGTATCGAGTATAACGCCAATTCTACATGGTTTGAGAGGCTCAAGAGTTTGGTTATGGTTGGTACCAATCGACGAGCGCTAA TCATCGGATGTGGATTGCAAGCAGCCCAACAACTATGCGGTTTCAACACTCTGATGTACTATTCTGCAACCATATTCGCCATGCTTGGATTCAAGAATGCTACAGCCGTCGGATTGATCGTCGCTACTGTCAACGTTTTGTTCACCCTCGTCGCTCTCAAG ATTGTCGACCCTGTGGGACGACGAAGAACTATGCTTTTCACCCTTCCTATTATGACCCTCGCCCTCGTCCTCGCGgctatcttcttctact ACCTCACACTCTCCACCAACGGCATCCTCATCGAGGACCACGACTACCCCCGCTCTTTATCCATCCCCGTTCTCCTTTCCATGCTCCTCTATGTCGCGGGCTACGCAACCGGTCTCGGTAACATCCCCTGGCAACAGGGAGAGCTCTTCCGACTCGAAGTAAGAGGAATCGGTACGAGTATCTGTACGGCCGTGAATTGGAGTTGTAATATGTTGATTGCGAGCACGTTTTTGAGTTTGATGGATGCTGCAACGCCAAGTGGGGCGTTTGGGATTTATGCGGGGTTTTGTGTGATTGGATGGTTGTTTTGTTGGATGCTGTATCCTGAGACTTCCGG ACTTTCATTGGAAGAAGTATACTTTGTTTTCGAAGAAGGGTTTGGGATTGAAAAATCTCAGCAGCTGCGCAAGCAGAAGCTGGAAGAATCTGCCAAGCTCAAAGCCATATTTGAGTAA
- a CDS encoding palmitoyl-protein thioesterase, putative yields MRLRFTFTLALLFSNWTLAAPASDQLVLSNSNAKPRPLVIWHGLGDTALSTGIENFINMTQTIHPGIFVHSVQIPEGGRPDDERKAGFWGNAGEQGEEGCEQIKRIPELAEGFDGIGFSQGGLLLRHYIQYCNGPPVHNLITFGTPHYGISALIPCPTPPTLSCLLAARAARAGIYRPWAQDHLVQAAYFRDTERLDEFYEVNEFLRDLNGERPFAERNSIEEINRRKGKRGEGKGLKGLDNLVAIIFDEDRTVSPAQSSHFATYAPNNKTEIIPLHEQPLYKEDWIGLKGLDEKGGLRLEHCPGEHMDLGGKRGCGESMVRKWVGWV; encoded by the exons ATGCGCCTACGCTTTACTTTCACCTTGGctttgctcttctccaattGGACCCTTGCAGCTCCAGCTTCCGACCAGCTAGTCCTGTCTAACAGCAATGCCAAACCCAGGCCTCTTGTAATCTG GCATGGCCTTGGAGATACAGCTCTCTCAACAGGTATTGAGAACTTTATCAACATGACTCAAACCATTCACCCGGGTATCTTTGTTCATTCGGTGCAGATTCCTGAAGGTGGGAGACCTGATGATGAACGTAAGGCTGGATTT TGGGGCAATGCTGGTGagcaaggtgaagaaggatgtgaGCAGATCAAACGGATACCAGAGCTTGCAGAAGGC TTTGACGGAATTGGATTTTCACAAGGTGGTCTCCTCTTGAGACATTATATCCAGTACTGTAACGGTCCTCCGGTCCATAATCTCATCACTTTCGGAACGCCCCACTACGGCATCTCCGCTCTCATCCCGTGCCCTACTCCCCCCACCCTGTCATGTTTGCTTGCAGCTCGGGCGGCCCGTGCTGGTATATATAGACCCTGGGCTCAAGACCACTTGGTGCAGGCCGCCTACTTTAGGGATACAGAACGGCTGGATGAGTTTTATGAAGTAAATGAATTTCTAAGGGATCTCAACGGGGAACGACCGTTCGCAGAGCGCAACAGCATCGAAGAAATCAACCGACGAAAAGgcaagagaggagagggaaaaggccTAAAGGGGCTGGATAACCTTGTAGCTATTATTTTCGATGAAGATA GGACGGTCTCCCCCGCCCAGTCTTCCCACTTTGCAACCTACGCACCCAACAACAAGACTGAAATTATCCCTCTTCATGAACAACCTCTCTACAAGGAAGATTGGATTGGGCTCAAAGGTCTAGACGAAAAAGGTGGATTGCGACTAGAGCATTGTCCAGGAGAACATATGGATCTTGGCGGGAAAAGGGGATGTGGTGAGAGTATGGTTAGGAAATGGGTTGGTTGGGTCTGA